From a region of the Spelaeicoccus albus genome:
- a CDS encoding NUDIX hydrolase: MTVLPITAACLLDTEGRIVTVRKRGTAKFMLPGGKIESGESASDGVLREIREEIGLVVRQCDLRPLGRYSVAAANEADTWIDARIFVGALHRAVRPEAEIDEVRMLDPGAPLPTDLAPLLTQHVLPALRRGL, translated from the coding sequence ATGACCGTCTTGCCGATTACCGCCGCGTGCTTGCTCGACACCGAGGGGCGCATCGTCACGGTGCGCAAGCGCGGAACCGCCAAGTTCATGCTGCCGGGCGGCAAGATCGAGTCCGGGGAATCGGCGTCGGACGGCGTTCTTCGGGAGATTCGCGAAGAGATCGGTCTTGTCGTGCGCCAATGCGACCTGCGGCCGCTCGGCAGGTACTCCGTCGCTGCCGCCAACGAGGCCGATACGTGGATCGATGCGCGCATCTTTGTGGGCGCGTTGCACCGCGCCGTCCGGCCCGAAGCAGAGATCGACGAGGTGCGCATGCTTGATCCCGGTGCCCCGTTGCCCACCGACTTGGCGCCGCTCTTGACGCAGCACGTGCTCCCGGCGCTACGCCGGGGATTATGA
- a CDS encoding NAD(P)-dependent oxidoreductase, translating into MAKIAVFGASGFAGGHITEEALRRGHRVTAVARDVSRIVVDHEAADVRPGSIHDAELVNDVAADVDLMVVAVPAREIDGRKLLDSVPGVTAVAAHHRTRLAFVGGAASLKVSDDGPRLLDTPDFPEEFKPEATNHVAVLERLQEDKSGVDWFYLSPAAQFGAAAGVEPAGSYRLGADVLVTDENGGSKISGQDYARALVDEIESPAHSRTRFTAAH; encoded by the coding sequence ATGGCAAAAATCGCTGTATTCGGTGCGTCGGGATTCGCCGGCGGACACATCACCGAGGAGGCTCTGCGTCGCGGCCATCGGGTAACCGCCGTTGCCCGCGACGTCAGCCGGATAGTCGTTGACCACGAGGCTGCGGATGTTCGTCCCGGATCGATCCACGATGCCGAGCTCGTCAATGACGTGGCTGCCGACGTCGACCTGATGGTCGTCGCGGTCCCGGCCCGCGAGATCGATGGCCGCAAACTGCTTGATTCCGTGCCGGGCGTCACCGCTGTGGCCGCGCATCACCGGACTCGTCTGGCATTCGTCGGCGGGGCCGCGTCGCTCAAGGTCAGCGACGACGGGCCGCGACTGCTCGATACGCCGGACTTCCCGGAGGAATTCAAGCCCGAGGCCACGAACCACGTCGCAGTATTGGAGCGACTCCAAGAGGACAAGAGCGGCGTCGATTGGTTTTATTTGAGTCCCGCTGCGCAGTTCGGAGCTGCCGCGGGCGTGGAGCCGGCGGGGTCGTATCGCCTGGGCGCGGACGTCCTTGTCACCGATGAAAACGGCGGATCGAAGATCTCCGGACAGGACTACGCTCGCGCGCTCGTCGATGAGATTGAATCGCCGGCGCACAGCCGGACCCGGTTCACCGCCGCGCACTGA
- the mctP gene encoding monocarboxylate uptake permease MctP has translation MTTQLTAASTHPIDGVALGVVVFIFLVVAVMGFMAARWRADRATGLKSLDEWGLGGRGFGTWVTWFLLGGDLYTAYTFVAVPAAMYGAGAVSGFFAVPYTIVLYPIIFVIMSRLWSVSHRHGFVTTSDFVGGRYGSRSLSLAVALTGIVATMPYIALQLVGIKSVLTVLGLGGGGNWFVQDLPLIIAFVVLAAYTYTAGLRAPAMIAVVKDLLIYLAILVAILYLPSKMGGWESIFSAAQDKLSAVNPATGKPSGSILPVPATYNAYWTLALGSAMALFMYPHSITGVLASKSRNTIRKNATLLPLYSLMLGFLALLGYVAVKAGVKPLELDGKTLNPQLVVPQLFLDYFPSWFAGIALAAIAVGALVPAAIMSIAASNLFTRNIYRDFIKPNATPAHEAKVSKIVSLVVKLGALLFVVAMDASAAINMQLLGGIWILQTFPAIVIGLYTRWFHKWALLGGWIAGIAYGTIAAYVQVNPVSGKHFASSLAAIPGTDVKVYIALTAFVLNVVVAVVLNLILRGAKVRDGKDITTPADYGADENDARVVKDLGEASMPKL, from the coding sequence ATGACCACGCAACTCACTGCCGCTTCCACGCACCCGATCGACGGCGTCGCGCTCGGCGTCGTCGTCTTCATCTTCCTGGTCGTCGCCGTCATGGGGTTCATGGCGGCCCGGTGGCGGGCGGATCGGGCGACGGGCCTGAAATCGCTGGACGAATGGGGCCTGGGCGGTCGCGGCTTCGGCACCTGGGTCACGTGGTTCCTGCTCGGCGGCGACCTCTATACGGCGTACACGTTCGTTGCGGTGCCGGCCGCCATGTACGGTGCCGGCGCCGTCAGCGGCTTCTTCGCGGTGCCGTACACGATAGTGCTCTACCCCATCATCTTTGTCATCATGAGCCGGTTGTGGTCGGTCTCCCACCGGCACGGGTTCGTCACGACGTCCGACTTCGTGGGAGGCAGGTACGGCAGTCGGTCGCTCTCGCTGGCCGTCGCATTGACCGGCATTGTGGCGACCATGCCGTACATCGCCTTGCAGCTGGTCGGCATCAAGTCCGTGCTGACGGTGCTCGGCCTGGGCGGCGGCGGCAACTGGTTCGTACAAGACCTGCCGCTCATCATCGCCTTCGTCGTTCTGGCGGCGTACACGTACACGGCGGGTCTGCGCGCGCCGGCCATGATCGCAGTCGTCAAGGACCTGCTGATTTACCTGGCCATTTTGGTGGCCATCTTGTATCTGCCGTCGAAGATGGGCGGCTGGGAGTCGATCTTCAGCGCGGCGCAAGACAAGCTGAGCGCGGTCAACCCGGCGACCGGCAAGCCGTCCGGCTCGATCCTGCCGGTACCCGCCACGTACAACGCGTATTGGACGCTCGCGCTGGGCTCGGCCATGGCGCTCTTCATGTATCCGCATTCCATCACCGGTGTGCTGGCCAGCAAGAGCCGCAACACGATCCGGAAGAACGCCACCTTGTTGCCGCTGTATTCGCTGATGCTCGGCTTCCTGGCCCTCCTCGGCTACGTGGCCGTGAAGGCGGGCGTGAAGCCGCTGGAATTGGACGGTAAAACGCTCAACCCGCAGCTCGTCGTCCCGCAGCTGTTCTTGGACTACTTCCCGTCCTGGTTCGCCGGAATCGCCCTGGCCGCGATCGCGGTCGGAGCCCTGGTGCCCGCGGCAATCATGTCGATTGCGGCGTCGAATCTCTTCACGCGCAATATCTACCGCGATTTCATCAAGCCGAACGCAACACCGGCGCACGAGGCCAAGGTTTCGAAGATCGTGTCGCTGGTGGTGAAGCTTGGCGCGCTGCTGTTCGTCGTGGCCATGGACGCCTCGGCAGCCATCAACATGCAGCTGCTCGGCGGCATCTGGATCCTGCAGACCTTCCCGGCGATCGTCATCGGGCTGTACACCAGATGGTTCCACAAGTGGGCGCTGCTCGGCGGCTGGATCGCCGGCATCGCGTACGGCACGATCGCCGCGTACGTGCAGGTCAACCCGGTGTCGGGCAAGCATTTCGCCAGTTCGCTTGCCGCGATTCCGGGTACCGACGTCAAGGTGTACATTGCGTTGACGGCCTTTGTGCTCAACGTCGTGGTGGCAGTGGTTTTGAACCTGATCCTGCGCGGAGCAAAGGTGCGCGACGGCAAGGACATCACGACGCCGGCCGATTACGGTGCGGACGAGAACGACGCCCGCGTCGTCAAGGACTTGGGCGAGGCGAGTATGCCGAAGCTGTAG
- a CDS encoding DUF3311 domain-containing protein gives MATSDAPTRGPARPAPYITAGVLIAVAIVMPLCVPIYARMDPTLGGIPFFYWYQMLWVIGDAILVTIAYFVVKKEDDRRRAAVRGNAADSNGGVGR, from the coding sequence ATGGCAACATCGGATGCCCCCACGCGGGGCCCGGCGCGACCTGCGCCGTACATCACGGCAGGCGTTCTCATCGCCGTCGCCATCGTCATGCCGTTGTGCGTGCCGATCTATGCGCGCATGGATCCCACCCTGGGCGGCATCCCGTTCTTTTACTGGTACCAGATGCTGTGGGTGATCGGTGATGCCATTCTCGTCACCATCGCGTATTTCGTCGTCAAGAAAGAGGACGACCGTCGCCGGGCCGCCGTCCGCGGCAACGCCGCTGATTCGAACGGAGGCGTCGGCCGATGA
- a CDS encoding acyltransferase family protein, with protein MELVSNPIPPSRTPRSRTRPTSAPESSALPARPSPAGSKPPRDISIDLVRAGSLIVVVFVHALMVGVTVGPNGLVTGNALSGVPWFAAVTWVLQVMPLFFIAGGFSAITSRRRLAAAGGTAGEFIRARLLRLLVPASVMIAVVGAALAVFGQLGVPARILADAGFHIGQPLWFLGVYIGYSALVPVMVWLHGRARLATPAVLLACALAVDIVRLGTGVELIGYLNLAFVWLFVQQLGFFVADDALARYSVRSRLFVAGAVLAALVTLTATGAYSANMIVNLNPPTICLALLGIVQLLVFSVVRHRIRTWAGAPPRRAVLSALGARAMTVYLWHMSAMLILVGAMALLRMPLPAPRSADWWLTRPAWLAAAALLTFAAVRVFGRFEKIPDAGKSPGTLRAATGAACGAAGIVVILVAGFTPSTAFVALTLVGFALMAVTPGARRSA; from the coding sequence ATGGAGCTCGTCAGCAACCCCATACCCCCTTCCCGCACACCCCGATCCCGCACCAGACCGACGTCCGCACCCGAATCCTCCGCCCTGCCGGCCCGCCCGTCGCCGGCCGGCAGCAAACCGCCGCGCGATATCAGCATCGACCTGGTTCGCGCCGGCAGCTTGATAGTCGTGGTTTTCGTGCACGCCCTCATGGTGGGCGTCACGGTGGGCCCGAACGGACTGGTCACGGGCAACGCCTTGTCGGGCGTGCCCTGGTTCGCCGCCGTCACGTGGGTGCTGCAAGTGATGCCGCTCTTCTTCATCGCCGGCGGGTTCTCGGCCATCACGAGCCGGCGTCGCCTCGCGGCGGCCGGCGGCACTGCCGGAGAATTCATCCGCGCCCGGCTGCTGCGGCTGCTCGTGCCGGCCTCGGTGATGATCGCCGTCGTCGGCGCGGCTCTTGCGGTCTTTGGCCAACTGGGCGTGCCGGCCCGAATTCTCGCGGATGCGGGATTCCACATCGGCCAGCCCCTGTGGTTCCTCGGCGTGTACATCGGCTATTCTGCGCTCGTCCCCGTCATGGTGTGGCTGCACGGCAGGGCCCGCCTGGCCACCCCCGCCGTCCTGCTAGCTTGCGCGCTGGCCGTCGATATCGTGCGCCTCGGCACCGGCGTCGAATTGATCGGCTACCTCAACTTGGCCTTCGTCTGGCTCTTTGTGCAGCAGCTCGGCTTCTTCGTGGCGGACGACGCTCTTGCCCGGTACAGCGTCCGCTCGCGGCTTTTCGTCGCCGGCGCAGTGCTTGCGGCGCTCGTGACGCTCACGGCCACCGGGGCCTATTCGGCCAACATGATAGTCAATTTGAACCCGCCGACGATCTGCCTGGCATTGCTCGGCATCGTGCAGCTTCTCGTATTTTCGGTGGTGCGGCACCGCATTCGCACGTGGGCCGGGGCTCCCCCGCGCCGTGCTGTTCTCTCCGCTCTCGGAGCGCGCGCCATGACGGTTTATTTGTGGCACATGTCGGCTATGCTCATCCTCGTCGGCGCGATGGCGCTGCTGCGGATGCCGTTGCCCGCACCGCGCAGCGCGGACTGGTGGCTCACCCGGCCGGCGTGGCTCGCGGCCGCCGCGCTGCTCACGTTCGCGGCCGTTCGCGTGTTCGGCCGTTTCGAGAAAATTCCGGACGCCGGGAAGTCACCCGGCACACTTCGGGCGGCTACCGGCGCTGCCTGCGGCGCAGCGGGCATCGTCGTCATCCTCGTTGCCGGGTTCACGCCGTCCACGGCGTTTGTCGCCCTGACCCTGGTCGGCTTTGCGCTGATGGCCGTCACACCCGGCGCCCGCCGATCCGCATGA
- a CDS encoding ABC transporter permease: protein MSAGRMSAGERTPRRRMPRSGRGWTIGLSAWFAVAVVFLLAPIVAAFVYSFNVGTLGKQTATFTGWTLDWYPIAWQDDSLRRSVTTSLEVACWVAVLGLVVGGTLGLALVRHPSARVRRLLSGLTYILLIVPETVIGVSLLLFYAQTTIPLSMATLVAGQTPVVISVVALIIRSRALTLDRGLEEASADLGAGRLQTLVFVVLPHLAPAIAAGALMSYAFSFDNLVISTFLTTPEVGTLPVYLYGSLQYGPSPAVYAATTAISVVTIIGLGLALLVMRIGGRRV from the coding sequence ATGAGCGCGGGCCGGATGAGCGCGGGAGAGCGGACGCCGCGACGTCGGATGCCGCGCAGCGGCCGGGGTTGGACCATCGGGTTGAGCGCGTGGTTCGCCGTGGCGGTCGTGTTCCTGCTGGCGCCGATCGTTGCGGCTTTCGTGTATTCGTTCAACGTCGGCACGCTGGGCAAGCAGACCGCGACATTCACCGGATGGACCCTCGACTGGTACCCGATCGCGTGGCAGGACGACTCGCTCCGTCGCAGCGTCACAACCAGCTTGGAGGTTGCGTGCTGGGTCGCGGTGCTCGGCCTGGTCGTCGGCGGGACGCTCGGGTTGGCACTGGTGAGGCATCCGTCGGCCCGAGTGCGGCGGCTGTTGTCGGGGCTGACCTACATCCTCTTGATAGTTCCCGAAACCGTCATCGGCGTCTCGCTCTTGCTGTTTTACGCACAGACGACCATCCCGCTGAGCATGGCCACGCTGGTGGCCGGCCAAACCCCCGTAGTCATCTCGGTGGTGGCCTTGATCATCCGCTCGCGTGCGCTCACGCTCGACCGCGGCCTGGAAGAGGCCTCGGCCGACCTGGGCGCCGGCCGACTGCAGACACTCGTGTTCGTCGTACTGCCCCACCTGGCACCGGCGATCGCGGCCGGTGCTCTCATGTCGTACGCGTTTTCGTTCGACAATCTCGTGATCTCGACGTTCTTGACGACTCCCGAAGTGGGCACCCTTCCCGTCTACCTGTACGGCAGCCTGCAGTACGGGCCGAGCCCCGCCGTCTACGCCGCGACCACTGCCATTTCGGTTGTCACAATCATCGGGCTCGGACTTGCTCTCCTGGTCATGCGGATCGGCGGGCGCCGGGTGTGA
- a CDS encoding ABC transporter permease — translation MSRPTAPRRRGDHVLAGIPVAWLVVFFLAPLGFTVVYSFGVSTFGGVRLGFSFDNYRTALSGIYLKTFLATARYAVISCVLCIAAALPVAYFIARRAGRHKTLALAIVLIPYLTSFLVRVMSWQILLARGGAAEHLLNALGLHAGPLDVLDTRTAVYIGTVYAYLPIAIVPIYVVLDRVPAELFEASHDLGGSRLKTFVHVTLPMSRPGIATAVLLTAVPMLGELVIPQLLGGGKGLFMGQAISSQYLKSQNYALGSAMAVLVLAAVTAIVAILARLTKGFDEVGG, via the coding sequence GTGAGCCGACCGACCGCGCCGCGCCGACGCGGCGACCACGTTCTTGCCGGGATCCCGGTGGCGTGGCTGGTCGTCTTCTTCCTGGCGCCGCTGGGCTTCACCGTCGTGTACTCGTTCGGGGTCTCCACGTTCGGCGGCGTCCGGCTCGGGTTCAGCTTTGACAACTACAGGACCGCCTTGTCCGGCATCTACCTGAAGACGTTCCTCGCTACGGCCCGGTATGCGGTGATTTCCTGCGTGCTGTGCATTGCGGCGGCGCTCCCCGTCGCCTACTTCATTGCCAGACGCGCCGGACGGCACAAGACGTTGGCGCTGGCCATCGTCCTGATCCCGTACCTCACCAGCTTTCTCGTACGGGTGATGTCCTGGCAGATCCTGCTGGCCCGGGGCGGTGCCGCCGAGCATCTCTTGAACGCTCTCGGCCTGCACGCCGGTCCGCTCGACGTGCTCGACACCCGCACCGCCGTGTACATCGGCACCGTCTACGCCTATCTGCCGATCGCCATCGTGCCGATCTACGTCGTGCTCGACAGGGTGCCGGCTGAGCTGTTCGAGGCAAGTCACGACCTGGGCGGGTCCCGGCTGAAGACCTTCGTGCACGTAACACTGCCCATGTCGAGGCCCGGAATCGCCACGGCGGTGCTGCTCACGGCCGTGCCCATGCTCGGCGAACTGGTGATCCCGCAATTGCTTGGCGGCGGGAAGGGCTTGTTCATGGGCCAGGCGATTTCATCGCAATATTTGAAATCGCAGAACTACGCCCTCGGGTCGGCCATGGCGGTGCTCGTACTGGCCGCCGTCACGGCGATCGTGGCAATATTGGCCCGGCTGACCAAGGGATTCGACGAGGTGGGCGGATGA
- a CDS encoding polyamine ABC transporter substrate-binding protein produces the protein MSVNLPSRRSALALLGAATAGTTLAACSDASAPGKTQTAGANKAGDKGTVNIYTWPDYFSSKSLKTFTKKTGISPNISTYDSSDTVFTKLNSPAGAGFDIVVPSSGWIQPLADKGLLAEIDRDKVDLSSLDPSLLDREYDPGNKYSIPKDWGMLGIVYNPDAVRHPIRTWQDFLDAGSQKGVSGKVRMSSSAWETIGISLWIDGKNWNTVGAAAIKDAAKRIKAFAPHVKTFEGFDPATLANGSVVLAQCNQAAARTAIAQNPKLKWVIPGPRSELWVDSYALPKKSHNPDAAYKFLNYELTPSVQLHETEFLGYPAALKGLRRKMPKSVKNSDLIFGGKHVDFDKLTTFVVNKKTIGVYQQQQTEIQAAAGK, from the coding sequence GTGTCAGTTAACTTGCCCAGTAGGCGGTCCGCCCTGGCCCTCCTCGGCGCGGCAACGGCCGGGACGACGCTTGCGGCATGCTCGGACGCCTCGGCCCCCGGGAAAACTCAGACGGCCGGGGCGAACAAGGCCGGCGACAAGGGCACCGTCAACATCTACACGTGGCCGGACTACTTCTCGTCGAAGAGCTTGAAAACCTTCACCAAGAAGACCGGGATCTCGCCGAACATCTCGACGTACGATTCATCCGACACCGTGTTCACCAAGCTCAATTCGCCGGCCGGCGCCGGGTTCGACATAGTGGTGCCGAGCTCCGGGTGGATCCAGCCGCTGGCCGACAAGGGGCTCCTTGCCGAAATCGATCGGGACAAGGTCGACTTGAGCTCGCTCGATCCGAGTCTGCTGGATCGCGAATACGACCCCGGCAACAAGTATTCGATTCCGAAGGACTGGGGCATGCTCGGCATCGTCTACAACCCGGACGCCGTCCGGCACCCCATCCGCACGTGGCAGGACTTCCTGGACGCCGGCAGCCAAAAGGGCGTCAGCGGCAAGGTGCGGATGTCGAGCTCCGCCTGGGAGACGATCGGGATCTCGCTGTGGATCGACGGGAAAAACTGGAACACGGTGGGAGCCGCGGCCATCAAGGACGCCGCCAAGCGGATCAAGGCCTTCGCGCCGCACGTCAAAACCTTCGAAGGGTTCGACCCCGCGACGCTTGCCAATGGTTCGGTCGTGCTGGCCCAGTGCAACCAAGCCGCAGCGCGCACCGCCATTGCGCAGAACCCCAAGCTCAAATGGGTCATCCCGGGCCCGCGCAGCGAACTCTGGGTGGACAGCTACGCGCTGCCGAAGAAGTCGCACAATCCGGACGCCGCGTACAAGTTCTTGAACTACGAGCTCACTCCGAGCGTGCAATTGCACGAGACCGAATTCCTCGGGTACCCGGCCGCGTTGAAGGGGCTCCGGCGGAAAATGCCGAAGTCGGTGAAGAACTCCGACCTGATCTTCGGCGGCAAGCACGTCGACTTCGACAAGCTCACGACGTTCGTGGTCAACAAGAAGACAATAGGCGTCTACCAACAGCAGCAGACCGAGATCCAGGCCGCGGCCGGCAAATAG
- a CDS encoding ABC transporter ATP-binding protein — MADTSGVKAGTSVALSLDGVTKRFGDTVAVDDVSLDVAAGEFVAILGPSGSGKTTLMRLVAGFESPESGSIRLGGRIVNAVPADKRPVNTVFQNYALFPHLSVVDNVAYGLRMRGIRGPRRRARARELLDLVRLTAFGTAKPHELSGGMQQRVALARALAREPEVLLLDEPLGALDRKLRDDMQAELRRIHTELGTTFVYVTHDQDEAFGLADRLVIMRAGRIEQLGEPGAVYDRPGSAWAANFVGDANAITGTYRPDGDGARIETDLGEFLAGAPIGSIEPGHAATMLIRPENLSLSPVADQTRADQTRADQTRAADGVRHRPERANAISVRIRDQLAVGSRLKVTAVTPGGKSFEILQPRPGRTGLSDGDDAILEFERSAVLLYAADDPGDAPAPMKG; from the coding sequence ATGGCCGATACCAGCGGCGTGAAGGCCGGCACTAGCGTCGCCCTATCGCTCGACGGCGTGACGAAGCGATTCGGCGACACCGTCGCAGTCGACGACGTGAGCCTGGACGTCGCCGCCGGTGAATTCGTTGCGATCCTCGGCCCGAGCGGCAGCGGCAAGACAACGCTGATGCGCCTCGTCGCCGGCTTCGAATCGCCCGAAAGCGGCAGCATTCGTCTCGGGGGCAGGATCGTCAACGCCGTCCCGGCCGACAAGAGGCCGGTCAACACGGTGTTTCAGAATTACGCGCTGTTCCCGCACTTGAGCGTTGTCGACAACGTGGCCTACGGACTGCGCATGCGCGGCATCCGAGGCCCGCGCCGCCGCGCCCGCGCCCGCGAACTACTCGACCTCGTCCGCCTCACGGCCTTCGGCACCGCGAAACCGCACGAGCTCTCCGGCGGGATGCAACAACGCGTCGCACTGGCACGGGCGCTTGCACGCGAGCCCGAGGTGTTGCTTCTCGATGAGCCGCTCGGCGCACTCGACCGAAAACTGCGCGACGATATGCAAGCCGAACTGCGCCGCATTCACACCGAACTCGGCACCACCTTCGTGTACGTCACGCACGATCAGGACGAAGCGTTCGGTCTCGCCGATCGGCTCGTGATCATGCGTGCCGGACGGATCGAGCAACTTGGCGAGCCGGGTGCCGTTTACGACCGGCCCGGCAGTGCGTGGGCCGCGAACTTCGTGGGCGATGCCAACGCGATCACGGGCACGTATCGGCCGGACGGCGACGGGGCCCGGATCGAGACGGACTTGGGCGAATTCCTGGCCGGCGCGCCCATCGGCTCGATCGAACCGGGCCACGCCGCCACCATGCTGATCCGGCCGGAAAATCTGTCGCTCAGTCCGGTCGCCGACCAAACCCGCGCCGACCAAACCCGCGCCGACCAAACCCGCGCCGCGGACGGCGTCCGGCATCGCCCGGAGAGGGCCAACGCAATTTCCGTGCGCATCCGCGACCAGCTGGCTGTCGGCTCGCGCTTGAAGGTGACCGCCGTGACACCGGGCGGCAAGAGTTTTGAAATATTACAGCCCAGGCCGGGCCGAACTGGCCTGAGCGATGGCGATGACGCGATACTTGAGTTCGAACGGTCCGCCGTGCTGCTCTACGCGGCCGACGATCCGGGCGACGCCCCGGCACCAATGAAGGGATGA
- a CDS encoding ABC-F family ATP-binding cassette domain-containing protein → MGFIGVAHVEYFLPDGRKLLGGAEFKVPEGSKTALIGPNGTGKTTLLRIIAGELAAHAGGIQCTGTRAVMPQFIGHVGADKTVRDLLIDVAPTAIRTAAEAVDEAELRMMDRDDEPTQMAYATALADWADVAGYEYEAVWDEVTMAAIGVEYARARWREASTLSGGEQKRLVLEALLRSPADTLLLDEPDNYLDVPGKRWLEDKLWTSSKTVLFISHDRELLANAATRIVTLEPGGSGAIAWVHGGGFASYDEARARRIERLDELRKRWDEEYAKLKALVLMYKQKAAYNSDMAARYQAARTRFDKFALAGPPEAVPYRQHVTMRLTGSRTGKRAVVCTRLELTGLMDPFDVEIRYGDRVSVLGANGSGKSHFLRLLAGGGTEPQAENKPVDELRVTPVAHSGVARLGARVRPGLFAQTHVRPDLAGRTLLDILHRGDSHRAGLPRENASRVLDRYGLARAAEQTFDSLSGGQQARLQILMLELSGATLLLLDEPTDNLDLDSAEALEQGIEGFDGTVVAVTHDRWFARGFDRHLVFGADGDVYESSDPVWDDNRVRRSR, encoded by the coding sequence GTGGGATTCATTGGTGTGGCGCATGTGGAGTATTTCCTGCCCGACGGCAGGAAGCTGCTGGGCGGCGCCGAATTCAAGGTGCCGGAGGGCAGTAAGACCGCGTTGATCGGCCCGAACGGCACCGGCAAGACCACGCTACTGCGGATCATCGCCGGAGAGCTGGCCGCACATGCCGGTGGCATCCAATGCACCGGAACGCGTGCCGTCATGCCGCAGTTCATCGGGCACGTCGGCGCGGACAAGACGGTGCGCGACCTGTTGATCGACGTGGCGCCGACTGCCATCCGCACGGCCGCCGAAGCCGTGGACGAAGCCGAGCTGCGGATGATGGACAGGGACGACGAACCGACCCAGATGGCGTACGCAACCGCGTTGGCGGACTGGGCCGACGTGGCCGGATACGAATACGAAGCGGTGTGGGACGAGGTCACCATGGCGGCCATCGGGGTGGAATACGCGAGGGCCCGTTGGCGAGAAGCGAGCACACTCAGCGGAGGCGAGCAAAAACGGCTTGTTCTCGAAGCATTGCTGCGAAGCCCGGCGGACACACTGTTGCTCGACGAGCCGGACAACTATCTCGACGTGCCGGGAAAACGATGGTTGGAAGACAAGCTGTGGACGTCGTCGAAGACAGTGCTGTTCATCAGTCACGATCGTGAACTTCTGGCCAATGCGGCAACGCGGATCGTCACGCTCGAACCGGGCGGCAGCGGGGCGATCGCGTGGGTCCACGGCGGCGGATTCGCCAGCTACGACGAGGCGCGCGCACGCCGGATCGAGCGGCTCGATGAGTTGCGCAAGCGGTGGGACGAAGAATATGCCAAGCTCAAAGCGCTCGTGCTGATGTACAAGCAAAAGGCAGCGTACAACTCCGATATGGCCGCCCGGTATCAGGCTGCCCGAACGCGATTCGACAAATTCGCCCTGGCCGGCCCGCCCGAGGCGGTGCCGTACCGGCAACATGTGACGATGCGGCTGACCGGATCGCGCACGGGTAAGCGCGCGGTCGTCTGCACGCGGCTCGAGCTGACCGGGCTGATGGATCCGTTCGACGTCGAGATCCGGTACGGCGACAGGGTGTCCGTCCTGGGAGCGAACGGTTCGGGCAAATCGCATTTCCTGCGGCTACTGGCCGGTGGAGGCACCGAACCGCAAGCGGAAAACAAGCCGGTCGACGAACTCCGCGTCACGCCGGTCGCCCATTCCGGGGTGGCTCGGCTCGGTGCCCGAGTGCGGCCGGGCTTGTTTGCTCAAACGCACGTGCGGCCGGATCTCGCCGGCCGGACTCTTCTCGACATTCTGCACCGCGGCGACAGTCACCGAGCCGGGTTGCCGCGCGAGAACGCCTCGCGCGTGCTGGACCGGTACGGGCTGGCCCGGGCAGCCGAGCAGACGTTCGACTCGCTGTCCGGCGGGCAGCAGGCTCGGCTGCAGATCCTGATGCTCGAACTGTCCGGCGCCACGTTGCTGCTGCTCGATGAGCCGACCGACAACCTCGATCTCGACTCGGCCGAGGCTCTCGAACAAGGCATTGAGGGATTCGACGGGACGGTTGTCGCCGTTACCCACGACAGGTGGTTCGCTCGCGGGTTCGACAGGCACTTGGTGTTCGGGGCGGACGGCGACGTGTACGAGTCGTCCGACCCGGTGTGGGACGACAACCGGGTGCGACGCTCCCGGTAG